One genomic window of Tatumella citrea includes the following:
- the recG gene encoding ATP-dependent DNA helicase RecG — MKGRLLDAIPLNTLTGVGASQAAKLAKLGLHTLQDLLLHLPVRYEDRTRLYRINDLLPGIYATVEGEVLSTEVAFGRRRMLVCQISDGSGIVTLRFFNFNAGMKNNLATGSHVVAYGEIKRGQRGAEIIHPEYQITGQQNVTELQETLTPVYPTTEGIRQATLRKLTDQALQLLESCPVSELLPPELSSGMMSLSAALKILHRPPPEMELVDLEHGKHPAQQRLITEELLAHNLSMLAVRAGAQRHHALSIPANRPLTQRFLASLPFSPTGAQQRVVKEIEQDLAHDYPMLRLVQGDVGSGKTLVAALAALNVIASGHQVALMAPTELLAEQHAANFRNWLAPLGIETGWLAGKQKGKARQAQQEAIASGDVQMIVGTHALFQEQVKFQSLALVIIDEQHRFGVHQRLALREKGEQQGFHPHQLIMTATPIPRTLAMTAYADLDTSTIDELPPGRTPVTTVAIPDTRREEIIRRVEQACQQGRQAYWVCTLIEESDQLEAQAAEATCQELQLALPEMKIGLVHGRMKPAEKQAVMQQFKENQLQLLVATTVIEVGVDVPNASLMIIENPERLGLAQLHQLRGRVGRGAVASHCVLLYKAPLSHTAQKRLQVLRDSNDGFVIAQYDLEIRGPGELLGTRQTGNAEFKVADLLRDQAMIPGIQRIARHLHQKYPEQAAALIDRWLPATERFTQA, encoded by the coding sequence ATGAAAGGCCGCCTGCTTGATGCCATCCCGCTGAATACCCTGACCGGGGTCGGCGCCAGCCAGGCTGCTAAACTCGCCAAACTGGGCCTGCATACCTTGCAGGATCTACTGTTACATCTGCCCGTGCGCTATGAAGATCGCACCCGTCTTTACCGGATTAATGACTTGTTGCCTGGTATTTATGCCACGGTAGAGGGTGAAGTGTTGTCAACTGAAGTCGCATTTGGCAGGCGGCGGATGCTGGTATGTCAGATCAGTGACGGCAGCGGTATCGTCACCTTACGTTTTTTTAACTTCAACGCCGGTATGAAGAATAATCTGGCTACCGGCAGCCATGTGGTCGCTTATGGTGAAATCAAACGTGGCCAGCGCGGCGCCGAAATTATCCATCCGGAATACCAGATCACTGGTCAGCAAAACGTTACCGAATTACAGGAAACACTGACACCAGTGTATCCGACGACCGAAGGGATACGTCAGGCGACGCTACGAAAACTCACCGATCAGGCATTGCAGTTACTGGAAAGTTGTCCGGTAAGTGAACTGTTACCGCCGGAACTGAGCAGCGGAATGATGTCGCTGTCTGCCGCTTTAAAAATTCTGCATCGCCCGCCGCCGGAAATGGAGCTCGTTGATCTGGAACATGGGAAACATCCTGCCCAGCAGCGGTTGATCACCGAAGAATTGTTAGCTCATAACCTGAGCATGCTGGCAGTGCGCGCTGGCGCTCAACGTCACCATGCACTGTCAATCCCGGCAAATCGCCCGTTGACCCAACGCTTTCTTGCCTCATTGCCTTTCAGCCCAACCGGTGCCCAGCAACGTGTCGTCAAAGAGATAGAGCAGGATTTAGCACACGATTACCCAATGTTACGCCTGGTTCAGGGTGATGTCGGTTCCGGGAAAACCCTGGTCGCTGCGCTGGCTGCGTTGAATGTCATTGCCAGCGGACACCAGGTCGCTCTGATGGCACCAACAGAACTACTGGCTGAGCAGCATGCTGCAAATTTCCGTAACTGGCTGGCTCCACTGGGGATTGAGACAGGCTGGCTGGCTGGCAAACAAAAAGGGAAAGCCAGACAGGCGCAGCAGGAAGCCATTGCTTCCGGTGATGTACAGATGATTGTCGGTACCCATGCACTGTTCCAGGAACAAGTGAAATTTCAGTCGCTGGCATTAGTTATCATCGACGAACAGCACCGGTTCGGGGTACATCAGCGACTGGCATTACGTGAAAAAGGTGAGCAGCAGGGGTTCCACCCCCATCAGTTGATCATGACAGCCACGCCTATCCCCCGGACCCTGGCAATGACAGCCTATGCCGATCTGGATACCTCAACCATCGATGAGTTACCTCCCGGGCGTACCCCGGTCACTACGGTGGCTATCCCTGATACCCGGCGGGAAGAGATTATTCGTCGTGTTGAACAGGCATGTCAGCAGGGTCGTCAGGCATACTGGGTATGTACCCTGATTGAAGAGTCCGACCAGCTGGAAGCACAGGCTGCGGAGGCGACCTGTCAGGAGCTTCAGCTTGCATTGCCTGAAATGAAAATTGGCCTGGTGCATGGCCGGATGAAACCGGCGGAAAAACAGGCTGTGATGCAACAGTTTAAAGAAAATCAGCTGCAGTTACTGGTTGCGACTACGGTTATTGAAGTTGGAGTTGATGTACCCAATGCCAGCCTGATGATTATTGAAAACCCTGAGCGGTTGGGGCTGGCTCAGCTGCATCAGCTTCGAGGACGTGTCGGCCGGGGAGCCGTCGCATCGCACTGCGTATTGTTATACAAAGCCCCGCTGAGCCACACTGCCCAAAAACGGTTACAGGTGTTGCGCGACAGCAATGATGGTTTTGTCATTGCCCAGTATGACCTGGAGATTCGCGGGCCGGGAGAACTCCTCGGTACCCGGCAGACCGGGAATGCTGAATTTAAAGTCGCCGATTTACTACGCGATCAGGCGATGATCCCTGGCATACAGCGTATTGCCCGGCATCTCCACCAGAAATATCCGGAGCAGGCAGCCGCCCTGATTGACCGCTGGCTGCCAGCCACAGAACGCTTTACCCAGGCCTGA
- the rpoZ gene encoding DNA-directed RNA polymerase subunit omega, translated as MARVTVQDAVEKVGNRFDLVLVAARRARQMQVGGKDALVPEENDKPTVIALREIEEGLITNQILDVRDRQEQHEQEAAELQAVTAIAEGRR; from the coding sequence ATGGCACGCGTAACCGTTCAGGACGCAGTAGAAAAAGTTGGAAACCGTTTTGACCTGGTACTGGTCGCTGCACGTCGTGCGCGTCAGATGCAGGTCGGTGGTAAAGATGCCCTGGTTCCGGAAGAGAACGACAAACCTACCGTAATCGCATTACGCGAAATCGAAGAAGGTTTGATCACTAACCAGATTCTGGATGTCCGTGATCGCCAGGAACAGCATGAGCAGGAAGCAGCCGAACTTCAGGCCGTCACCGCAATTGCTGAAGGTCGTCGTTAA
- the gmk gene encoding guanylate kinase yields MAQGTLFIVSAPSGAGKSSLIQALLKTQPLYDTQVSVSHTTRDMRPGEVQGDHYFFISKDEFRTMISDGAFLEYAEVFGNYYGTSRKAIEQVLSTGVDVFLDIDWQGAQQIRQHMPTARSIFVLPPSKDELDRRLRGRGQDSEEVIEKRMAKAVDEMSHYAEYDYLIVNDDFDLALLDLKTIIRAERLRMRRQKARHDALISKLLAH; encoded by the coding sequence ATGGCCCAAGGTACACTGTTTATTGTTTCCGCTCCTAGTGGTGCGGGTAAATCCAGCCTGATTCAGGCGCTGTTAAAAACACAGCCTCTGTATGATACTCAGGTATCTGTTTCCCATACCACCAGGGATATGCGCCCTGGCGAGGTTCAGGGTGACCACTATTTTTTCATCTCTAAGGATGAGTTCCGTACCATGATCTCTGACGGAGCCTTTCTGGAGTATGCTGAAGTGTTCGGAAATTATTACGGCACATCCCGTAAAGCAATCGAGCAGGTACTGTCTACCGGGGTAGATGTGTTTCTGGATATCGACTGGCAGGGAGCGCAACAAATCCGCCAGCACATGCCCACAGCACGGTCAATATTTGTCCTGCCGCCATCAAAAGATGAGTTAGATCGCCGTCTGAGAGGCCGTGGCCAGGACAGCGAAGAAGTTATCGAAAAACGTATGGCAAAAGCGGTAGATGAAATGAGTCATTATGCAGAGTACGATTATCTGATTGTTAATGACGATTTTGATCTGGCGCTGCTGGATCTGAAAACCATCATTCGTGCAGAACGTCTGCGAATGAGGCGTCAGAAAGCCCGTCATGATGCATTAATCAGCAAATTATTGGCACACTGA
- the spoT gene encoding bifunctional GTP diphosphokinase/guanosine-3',5'-bis pyrophosphate 3'-pyrophosphohydrolase, with translation MYLFESLNQLIEKYLPEDQIKRLRQAYLVARDAHEGQTRSSGEPYITHPVAVACILAEMKLDHETLMAALLHDVIEDTPATFQDMEQLFGTSVAELVEGVSKLDKLKFRDKKEAQAENFRKMIMAMVQDIRVILIKLADRTHNMRTLGSLRPDKRRRIALETLEIYSPLAHRLGIHHLKTELEELGFEALYPNRFRVIKEVVKAARGNRKEMIQKILAEIDGRLQEAGIVCRVSGREKHLYSIYQKMHLKEQRFHSIMDIYAFRVIVKDVDTCYRVLGQMHSLYKPRPGRVKDYIAIPKANGYQSLHTSMIGPHGVPVEVQIRTEDMDQMAEMGVAAHWAYKQQGESGTTTAQVRAQRWLQSLLELQQSAGNSFEFIESVKSDLFPDEIYVFTPEGRIVELPAGATPVDFAYAVHTDIGHACVGARVDRQPYPLSQSLTSGQTIEIITAPGARPNAAWLNFVVSSKARAKIRQLLKNLKREESVSLGRRLLSHALGGSKKLAEVPQENIRQELDRMKLASLDDLLAEIGLGNAMSVVVAKNLLPGETPESLPQASAKKHKLPIKGADGVLITFAKCCRPIPGDPIVAHVSPGKGLVVHHDSCRNIRGYQKEAEKFMPVEWDDSGVTQDFVTEIKVDMLNHQGALANLTAAINASQSNIQSLNTEERDGRVYSAYMRLTVRDRIHLADIMRKIRVMPDVIKVHRNRN, from the coding sequence TTGTATCTGTTTGAAAGCCTCAATCAACTGATTGAAAAATATCTGCCTGAAGACCAAATAAAACGTCTCAGGCAGGCTTACCTTGTCGCTCGTGATGCTCATGAGGGCCAGACGCGTTCCAGCGGTGAGCCTTATATTACGCATCCGGTTGCTGTTGCCTGTATCCTGGCAGAAATGAAACTCGACCATGAAACACTGATGGCCGCGTTATTACATGATGTCATTGAAGATACCCCGGCAACCTTTCAGGACATGGAACAGCTGTTTGGAACCAGTGTTGCAGAGTTAGTTGAAGGTGTATCCAAGCTGGATAAACTGAAATTCCGCGACAAGAAAGAGGCTCAGGCAGAAAACTTCCGCAAGATGATTATGGCCATGGTGCAGGACATCAGGGTCATTTTGATCAAGCTGGCAGACCGGACACATAACATGCGGACCCTGGGTTCGCTGCGTCCGGACAAACGGCGGCGTATCGCCTTAGAAACACTTGAGATTTACAGCCCGTTAGCACACCGGCTGGGGATCCATCACCTGAAAACCGAGCTGGAAGAGCTTGGCTTTGAGGCGCTGTATCCAAACCGTTTCCGCGTGATTAAAGAAGTGGTGAAAGCCGCCCGCGGCAACCGTAAAGAGATGATTCAGAAGATCCTGGCCGAAATTGACGGCCGGCTGCAGGAAGCTGGTATTGTCTGTCGCGTCAGTGGCCGCGAGAAACATCTCTACTCGATTTATCAGAAAATGCATCTTAAAGAGCAGCGTTTTCATTCTATTATGGATATCTATGCCTTTCGCGTTATCGTGAAAGATGTGGACACCTGTTACCGGGTGCTGGGGCAGATGCACAGTCTGTATAAACCCCGCCCTGGCCGCGTCAAAGATTATATTGCCATTCCCAAAGCCAACGGCTATCAGTCGCTGCATACCTCAATGATTGGCCCGCATGGCGTGCCAGTAGAGGTACAGATTCGTACCGAAGATATGGATCAGATGGCAGAAATGGGGGTGGCAGCCCACTGGGCATATAAACAGCAGGGCGAAAGTGGTACCACTACAGCTCAGGTCCGTGCACAACGCTGGCTGCAAAGCCTGTTAGAACTGCAGCAAAGCGCCGGTAACTCCTTTGAATTTATCGAAAGTGTTAAATCAGATCTGTTCCCTGACGAAATTTATGTGTTTACCCCGGAAGGCCGCATTGTGGAACTGCCAGCCGGAGCGACTCCGGTCGATTTCGCTTATGCAGTGCATACCGATATCGGCCATGCCTGTGTCGGAGCCCGGGTAGACCGCCAGCCTTATCCGTTGTCGCAATCGCTGACCAGCGGTCAGACGATAGAAATTATTACAGCACCTGGTGCCAGACCGAATGCGGCATGGCTGAATTTTGTCGTCAGCTCGAAAGCCCGCGCTAAAATCCGCCAGTTACTGAAGAATCTCAAGCGCGAAGAGTCCGTCAGCCTTGGCCGCCGGTTATTAAGCCATGCTCTTGGCGGCAGTAAGAAACTGGCCGAAGTTCCGCAGGAAAATATCCGACAGGAACTGGACAGAATGAAGCTGGCCAGCCTTGACGATCTGCTGGCAGAAATCGGGCTCGGCAACGCCATGAGCGTTGTAGTAGCTAAGAATCTGCTGCCCGGAGAAACGCCGGAATCACTACCTCAGGCATCAGCCAAAAAGCATAAATTGCCGATCAAAGGCGCTGACGGGGTGCTGATCACCTTCGCCAAATGTTGCCGCCCTATCCCGGGTGATCCTATTGTGGCTCACGTGAGCCCGGGTAAAGGATTAGTGGTACACCACGATTCCTGCCGAAATATCCGCGGCTACCAGAAAGAAGCCGAGAAATTTATGCCGGTCGAATGGGATGATAGTGGTGTCACTCAGGATTTCGTGACCGAAATTAAAGTTGATATGCTGAATCATCAGGGAGCTCTGGCCAATCTGACCGCAGCAATCAACGCCAGCCAGTCTAATATCCAGAGCCTGAACACCGAAGAACGTGACGGCAGGGTCTACAGTGCCTATATGCGCCTCACGGTCCGCGACCGTATCCATCTGGCTGATATCATGCGGAAAATCCGTGTTATGCCGGATGTTATAAAAGTACACCGGAATCGTAATTAG
- the trmH gene encoding tRNA (guanosine(18)-2'-O)-methyltransferase TrmH, protein MNNQRFSRISEMLARRQHDLTVCMEQVHKPHNVSAVIRTADAVGIHHVHAVWPGDRMKTMVSSSAGSNSWVKVITHRTIGDAVSTVKSQGMQVLATNLSDTAIDFREIDYTRPTCILMGQEKTGITREALALADQDIIIPMLGMVQSLNVSVASALILYEAQRQRQIAGMYQRDHCLLDEEEQQRLLFEGGYPVLARVAKQKHLPYPYINRDGEIEATDDWWSAMQATERSRKKKQ, encoded by the coding sequence ATGAATAACCAACGTTTTTCACGGATCTCGGAAATGCTGGCCCGTCGCCAGCATGACCTGACAGTCTGCATGGAGCAGGTACACAAACCCCATAATGTATCGGCAGTGATCAGGACTGCGGATGCAGTAGGCATCCATCATGTTCACGCCGTCTGGCCCGGCGACCGGATGAAGACTATGGTATCGTCATCAGCCGGTAGCAACAGTTGGGTGAAAGTGATCACACATCGCACCATCGGTGATGCTGTCAGTACTGTTAAATCTCAGGGAATGCAGGTTCTGGCCACCAATCTGTCCGATACTGCCATCGATTTTCGTGAAATTGATTACACCCGCCCAACCTGTATTCTGATGGGTCAGGAAAAAACCGGAATTACCCGCGAAGCTCTGGCGTTGGCCGATCAGGACATTATTATTCCGATGCTCGGGATGGTGCAGTCTCTGAACGTCTCAGTCGCTTCAGCACTCATTCTGTATGAAGCCCAGCGACAGCGACAGATTGCCGGCATGTACCAGCGAGATCACTGCCTGCTGGATGAAGAAGAACAGCAGCGTTTGTTGTTCGAAGGCGGTTATCCGGTACTGGCGCGGGTCGCGAAACAAAAGCATCTCCCCTACCCCTACATTAATCGCGACGGGGAGATTGAAGCTACCGATGACTGGTGGTCTGCAATGCAAGCCACCGAACGCAGCCGAAAGAAGAAACAATGA